Proteins encoded within one genomic window of Kibdelosporangium phytohabitans:
- a CDS encoding aspartyl/asparaginyl beta-hydroxylase domain-containing protein has protein sequence MRISDQLEGVLADCSTLPAYHDLDPDQATISNATPKEWKVFNLWAMDERAEPERRNARGRPRCWPRSRTSSQVFFSILEPREIDSGARGAVRAYLRYYLGLKVPDEAPPSIRVKDEWHTWQENESVLFDDSWNHEVVNDSTGERIVLIVDVLRPMPLPLSVVNKGVALAARYVYGRKVLERAAQAREQPAEPTA, from the coding sequence ATGCGGATATCCGACCAGCTCGAAGGTGTTCTCGCCGACTGTTCGACGTTGCCCGCGTACCACGACCTGGACCCTGACCAGGCGACTATCTCCAACGCCACGCCCAAGGAATGGAAGGTCTTCAACCTCTGGGCGATGGATGAGAGGGCGGAGCCGGAGCGTCGAAATGCCCGAGGACGACCGCGCTGCTGGCCTCGATCCCGAACGTCTTCCCAGGTGTTCTTCTCCATTCTCGAACCCCGGGAAATCGATTCCGGAGCGCGAGGGGCCGTACGCGCATATCTGCGGTACTACCTCGGACTGAAAGTGCCGGACGAGGCGCCGCCGAGCATTCGGGTGAAGGACGAATGGCACACGTGGCAGGAAAACGAGAGCGTGTTGTTCGACGACAGCTGGAACCACGAAGTGGTCAACGACAGCACGGGTGAGCGGATTGTCCTGATTGTCGATGTGCTGCGGCCGATGCCGTTGCCGTTGTCGGTCGTGAACAAGGGCGTTGCGCTCGCGGCCCGCTACGTCTACGGCCGCAAGGTGCTGGAGCGCGCCGCGCAGGCCCGCGAGCAGCCGGCCGAACCCACGGCCTGA
- the pcrA gene encoding DNA helicase PcrA encodes MSALFELPGTTPVNPAVAALLEGLNDRQRQAVEHSGTPLLVVAGAGSGKTRVLTRRIAYLLAARNAHPGEIMAITFTNKAAAEMKERVADLVGGRAKAMWVSTFHSMCVRIMRREAKTIGMSSNFSVYDSDDTRRLITLVARDLDLDPKRYSARSLAVQISNLKNELIDHEAAAGRAGNDFERRTAEVYGVYQQRLQQANAFDFDDLIMKSVELLQAFPDVAEYYRRRFRHVMVDEYQDTNHAQYMLVRELVGVGAGDIPPGELCVVGDADQSIYAFRGATIRNIEEFERDYPDATTIKLEQNYRSTQTILSAANAVISRNPGRIDKRLWTDSGEGEKIVGYVGDNEHDEAAFVAGEIDKLIDRGDARNGDVAVFYRTNNQSRVFEEIFIRLGLPYKVVGGVRFYERKEVRDALAYLRVLANPEDTVSLRRILNVPKRGIGDRAEAVVAAHAEQERISFNAALRKAAGGTVPLLNPRSEKCIAGFVELLDSLRELVDGGVAELLEAIIDRTGYQAELEESEDPQDATRLDNLRELITVAREFAEVPPAIEDEETAPQLGTLEAFLERVSLVADADQVPDAESDGVVTLMTLHTAKGLEYPVVFSTGWEDGIFPHMRALSDPVELAEERRLAYVGITRARERLYLSRAVMRSAWGQPSTNPASRFLGEIPAELIEWRRIESSRRSSGPSAMTTWSRSGSDSAQARIAAQGMRSTSFKGWQDTPALKLETGDRVNHDKYGLGTVVATDGAGPRATATIDFGSAGTIRLMLIGSVPLVKL; translated from the coding sequence ATGAGCGCGCTGTTCGAGCTTCCCGGCACCACACCTGTCAACCCGGCCGTCGCCGCCCTGCTTGAGGGCCTCAACGACCGGCAGCGCCAGGCTGTCGAGCACAGCGGTACGCCGCTGCTCGTCGTCGCAGGCGCGGGCTCGGGCAAGACCCGTGTCCTGACGAGGAGAATCGCCTACCTGCTGGCGGCGCGGAACGCGCATCCCGGCGAGATCATGGCGATCACCTTCACCAACAAGGCCGCCGCCGAGATGAAGGAGCGCGTGGCCGACCTGGTCGGCGGGCGCGCCAAGGCGATGTGGGTCTCCACGTTCCACTCGATGTGCGTGCGGATCATGCGCCGCGAGGCCAAGACCATCGGCATGTCGTCGAACTTCTCGGTGTACGACTCCGACGACACCCGGCGCCTGATCACGCTCGTGGCCAGGGATCTCGACCTCGACCCGAAGCGCTACTCGGCGCGGTCGCTGGCCGTGCAGATCTCGAACCTGAAGAACGAGCTGATCGACCACGAGGCCGCCGCGGGCCGCGCGGGCAACGACTTCGAACGCCGCACGGCCGAGGTCTACGGCGTCTACCAGCAGCGGCTCCAGCAGGCCAACGCGTTCGACTTCGACGACCTGATCATGAAGTCGGTCGAGCTGCTGCAGGCCTTCCCCGACGTGGCCGAGTACTACCGCCGCCGCTTCCGGCACGTCATGGTCGACGAGTACCAGGACACCAACCACGCCCAGTACATGCTGGTCCGTGAGCTGGTCGGGGTCGGCGCGGGCGACATCCCGCCGGGTGAGCTGTGCGTGGTCGGCGACGCGGACCAGTCCATCTACGCCTTCCGCGGCGCGACGATCCGCAACATCGAGGAGTTCGAGCGCGACTACCCGGACGCGACCACGATCAAGCTCGAGCAGAACTACCGCTCGACGCAGACGATCCTGTCCGCGGCGAACGCCGTCATCTCCCGCAACCCCGGCCGGATCGACAAGCGGCTGTGGACCGACTCGGGCGAAGGCGAGAAGATCGTCGGCTACGTCGGCGACAACGAGCACGACGAGGCCGCCTTCGTGGCCGGTGAGATCGACAAGCTGATCGACCGCGGCGACGCCCGCAACGGCGACGTCGCGGTGTTCTACCGGACCAACAACCAGTCCCGTGTCTTCGAAGAGATCTTCATCAGGCTCGGGCTGCCGTACAAGGTCGTCGGCGGTGTCCGCTTCTACGAGCGCAAGGAAGTCCGCGACGCCCTGGCGTACCTGCGGGTGCTGGCCAACCCCGAGGACACCGTGTCGCTGCGCCGGATCCTCAACGTGCCCAAGCGCGGCATCGGCGACCGGGCGGAAGCCGTGGTCGCGGCGCACGCCGAGCAGGAGCGGATCTCGTTCAACGCGGCGCTGCGCAAGGCCGCCGGAGGCACGGTCCCGCTGCTCAACCCGCGTTCGGAGAAGTGCATCGCGGGCTTCGTCGAGCTGCTGGACTCCCTGCGCGAGCTGGTCGACGGCGGCGTGGCCGAGCTGCTCGAAGCGATCATCGACCGGACCGGCTACCAGGCCGAGCTCGAGGAGAGCGAAGACCCGCAGGACGCGACCCGGCTGGACAACCTGCGCGAACTGATCACCGTGGCGCGTGAGTTCGCCGAGGTGCCGCCCGCGATCGAGGACGAGGAGACCGCGCCGCAACTGGGCACGCTCGAAGCGTTCCTCGAGCGCGTGTCGCTGGTCGCCGACGCGGACCAGGTGCCGGACGCCGAGTCCGACGGCGTGGTCACGTTGATGACGTTGCACACAGCCAAGGGCCTCGAATACCCGGTCGTGTTCAGCACCGGCTGGGAGGACGGGATCTTCCCGCACATGCGGGCGTTGTCCGACCCCGTCGAACTGGCCGAGGAACGGCGCTTGGCGTACGTGGGGATCACGCGCGCGCGCGAACGGCTGTACCTGTCGCGCGCGGTGATGAGGTCCGCGTGGGGGCAGCCGTCGACCAACCCGGCCTCCCGGTTCCTCGGCGAGATCCCGGCCGAGCTGATCGAGTGGCGCAGGATCGAGTCGTCGAGGCGTTCGTCCGGTCCGTCCGCGATGACGACGTGGAGCCGGTCCGGTTCGGACTCGGCACAGGCCCGGATCGCCGCGCAGGGCATGCGTTCCACGTCCTTCAAGGGCTGGCAGGACACACCGGCGCTCAAGCTCGAGACGGGCGACCGCGTCAACCACGACAAGTACGGGCTCGGCACGGTCGTCGCGACCGACGGCGCGGGGCCCCGCGCGACCGCGACGATCGATTTCGGCAGCGCCGGCACGATCCGGCTGATGCTGATCGGCAGCGTGCCCCTGGTGAAGCTCTAA
- a CDS encoding chorismate mutase, producing MTPTTGNGTAADDIDALRKEIDWLDAEILRLVKRRVEVSQTIGAARMAAGGPKIVYNREMDVLARYRELGPEGRQLAMALLNLGRGRLGR from the coding sequence ATGACCCCCACGACCGGGAACGGGACCGCCGCGGACGACATCGACGCGCTGCGCAAGGAGATCGACTGGCTCGACGCGGAGATCCTGCGCCTGGTCAAGCGCCGCGTCGAGGTGTCACAGACGATCGGGGCGGCGAGAATGGCCGCAGGCGGCCCGAAGATCGTCTACAACCGCGAGATGGACGTGCTCGCCCGCTACCGCGAACTCGGCCCGGAGGGCCGCCAGCTCGCGATGGCGCTGCTCAACCTCGGCCGGGGCAGGCTCGGCCGGTAA
- a CDS encoding M23 family metallopeptidase: MVVAAVALGAFAAAAAGQTLKSGASPNGDITPLSNSEGASAAFGVGGDTSAAAPEVLTVAQVSDAGVEARKLTQSAQLIANRTAKLQQDAAEQAERERVKYVRPADGVYTSGFGARWGTTHFGVDIAGKFGSPIRAVTDGVVIEAGSASGFGLWVRIQHADGTVSVYGHMDSITTREGAKVKAGDQIARMGNRGQSTGTHLHFEIWDSSGRKMNPGPWLSQRGIKL; this comes from the coding sequence GTGGTCGTCGCGGCTGTCGCCCTTGGCGCTTTCGCTGCCGCCGCAGCTGGTCAGACGCTCAAGTCAGGCGCATCCCCCAACGGCGACATCACTCCGCTGTCGAACTCCGAAGGTGCCTCCGCGGCATTCGGCGTCGGTGGCGACACGAGCGCCGCCGCTCCCGAGGTCCTCACCGTCGCGCAGGTCAGCGACGCCGGTGTCGAGGCCCGCAAGCTCACCCAGAGCGCCCAGCTGATCGCCAACCGCACCGCGAAGCTCCAGCAGGACGCAGCCGAGCAGGCCGAGCGCGAGCGGGTCAAGTACGTCCGCCCCGCGGACGGCGTCTACACCTCCGGCTTCGGCGCCCGGTGGGGCACGACCCACTTCGGCGTGGACATCGCGGGCAAGTTCGGCTCGCCGATCCGCGCGGTCACCGACGGAGTCGTCATCGAGGCGGGTTCCGCCAGCGGCTTCGGCCTCTGGGTGCGCATCCAGCACGCCGACGGCACCGTCAGCGTCTACGGCCACATGGACTCGATCACGACCCGCGAAGGCGCCAAGGTCAAGGCGGGCGACCAGATCGCACGGATGGGCAACCGCGGCCAGTCCACCGGTACCCACCTGCACTTCGAGATCTGGGACTCGTCCGGTCGCAAGATGAACCCGGGCCCGTGGCTTTCCCAGCGGGGCATCAAGCTCTGA
- a CDS encoding DedA family protein — MRSQRRQSRTGAGNVFEDLMPDLTALSPVAVLVTVFVLSFLETTVVIGVVLPGEVLVGACIGVLHVAWSPLAGAVAAVGCLAGQVGGYALGRWSGPAIKHGWIGRKAGPKRWAQAEHLVGQSGGWLLVTARFVSVAHTLAPVLAGALRMPLRKFVAFGAFSAVVWAALWTAVGAALSGASQVIDPGVLSFALVGGGVVVGGLIMTKLFRKFDEAAEQRSEEEPTPPLDARTPVVSR, encoded by the coding sequence ATGAGGAGTCAGCGCAGGCAGTCACGGACGGGGGCGGGGAACGTGTTCGAAGACCTGATGCCGGACCTCACGGCGCTGTCACCGGTCGCGGTGCTGGTGACGGTCTTCGTGCTGTCGTTTCTCGAGACGACCGTGGTGATCGGCGTCGTGTTGCCGGGGGAAGTGCTCGTCGGCGCGTGCATCGGGGTGTTGCACGTCGCGTGGTCGCCGCTCGCGGGGGCGGTGGCGGCCGTGGGGTGCCTGGCGGGCCAGGTGGGTGGTTACGCGCTTGGCCGCTGGTCGGGGCCGGCGATCAAGCACGGGTGGATCGGCCGCAAGGCGGGCCCGAAGCGGTGGGCCCAGGCCGAGCACCTGGTCGGCCAGTCAGGCGGCTGGCTGCTGGTGACGGCGCGGTTCGTTTCCGTGGCGCACACGCTGGCACCGGTGCTCGCCGGGGCCCTGCGGATGCCGTTGCGCAAGTTCGTCGCGTTCGGCGCCTTTTCCGCGGTCGTGTGGGCGGCGCTGTGGACCGCGGTCGGGGCCGCGCTGTCCGGGGCGAGCCAGGTCATCGACCCTGGTGTGTTGTCGTTCGCGCTGGTCGGTGGCGGTGTCGTGGTCGGCGGACTGATCATGACCAAGTTGTTCCGCAAGTTCGACGAGGCCGCCGAGCAACGGTCCGAAGAGGAGCCGACCCCTCCGCTCGACGCGCGGACGCCGGTTGTGTCAAGATGA